A region of Drosophila suzukii chromosome 2L, CBGP_Dsuzu_IsoJpt1.0, whole genome shotgun sequence DNA encodes the following proteins:
- the LOC108008317 gene encoding zinc finger CCCH domain-containing protein 18 isoform X1: protein MSKSGEKDELVPLPPNAISKYLSRDLENSQMDEENGSTDMVELKESTNITTNLTNNFSTSKEEANKSIYVSDDSSCRDLSKRPTNTSMPNEVSGPSSSHSSFVYKPFDYTLNGLTDFESTICSVREDYSELTGCTSYLRNQNENFKIVTSNSKFFVTADSLLNEESIRSPENSQLKNRVTTLGEEGDLNNIFCSTMRNPEEMISAFPADESGLSNQDNEETAGSPEVNNGQKIMQNPKDNPEEFKQIADKRKCNDTLLEYLLEVTEFSENIPSQSQRSVFQHKANATHLKDIKISGNLGNNLEEIGETVEKEKDNSLESGELSENTTLEMQQDQFRSVAEALEVKAATDGKENLIFQPKIIQSPTNNAEDIRKTVGDGTINDTFESGELPEDTTSDVHQEQPTHRTSDVEDGEVSDEENDAPNGLPTEMLAGQAIGRDTLAENEVSKLIKSGPDRFGSADMEDGEVFGEDNDNVPIEEPKEENSVMPICRFHIRNACRWGSNCRFRHPKMGNKGNYEMFEKKVLPGPPPTPPGWTPFTAPCVDTFQTSQAEKITWRLGSATKTRFNVLDNDPYYSQNGQERVPLLPTPTFDELLMAQKKYQNQTVRQPPIPPKHKPIMWEKRLSSSSPSPSPNVSPSRLSKHIRSNSRPTSTSSAMSRQAIKRARCPSPPRTFVNKSRGPRTPSCSPPRRVNIMVRPEPKQKCLSNNDDNSSESSESTSYESTTESSDDFSSSSESDAREASSKRAWKTSTSSSGSQEKYTSKNEKASSSKYAEKRRTKTSKSKTRKQSHTQTPSKSSTKTPARNPLKVMPNAPKKPRSAMDTSYSTKKKMSRQKYLLMQLLHVEEQIAKKKKRRLKTAKV from the exons ATGTCCAAGTCTGGCGAAAAAGACGAGTTGGTTCCACTGCCACCCAACGCAATATCCAAGTATTTGAGCCGTGACCTTGAGAACTCGCAAATGGATGAAGAAAACGGATCTACCGATATGG TTGAGCTAAAGGAATCAACAAATATTACAACCAACTTGACCAACAATTTTTCAACATCCAAGGAAGAAGCTAATAAAAGTATTTATG TTTCAGATGATTCCTCCTGCCGTGACTTATCTAAAAGACCAACCAATACAAG CATGCCAAACGAGGTCTCGGGTCCTTCTTCATCTCACTCTAGTTTTGTATACAAACCGTTTGATTACACTCTCAATGGCTTAACGGATTTCG AATCCACAATTTGTTCCGTGAGGGAGGACTACTCAGAACTAACAGGCTGTACTTCCTACTTAAGGaaccaaaatgaaaatttcaaAATCGTTACAAGCAACTCAAAATTTTTTGTTACTGCCGACTCACTTCTCAATGAAGAATCGATCAGAAGTCCCGAAAATTCCCAATTAAAAAATAGAGTTACCACCCTAGGGGAAGAAGGCGAtcttaataacattttttgctCTACAATGAGAAATCCAGAGGAAATGATTTCCGCGTTTCCAGCAGATGAGTCTGGATTAAGCAATCAGGATAATGAAGAAACCGCAGGTTCTCCAGAAGTAAATAATGGCCAAAAAATAATGCAAAATCCAAAAGACAACCCTGAGGAATTTAAGCAAATCGCTGATAAGAGAAAGTGTAACGATACATTGTTGGAGTACTTACTGGAAGTCACAGAGTTTTCCGAAAATATTCCTTCACAATCTCAGAGaagtgtttttcaacataaaGCTAATGCCACACATTTAAAAGATATTAAAATATCGGGAAATCTTGGAAATAATCTTGAAGAAATTGGTGAAACTGTTGAGAAGGAGAAAGACAATAGTTTGGAGTCTGGTGAATTATCCGAAAATACCACTTTAGAAATGCAGCAAGACCAGTTTCGATCTGTCGCAGAGGCCTTAGAAGTGAAAGCTGCCACTGATGGAAAAGAGAATTTAATCTTTCAACCTAAAATCATACAAAGTCCAACAAATAATGCTGAAGACATTAGGAAAACCGTTGGCGATGGAACTATTAACGATACATTTGAATCGGGTGAGTTACCTGAAGATACCACTTCGGACGTGCACCAAGAACAGCCTACTCACAGGACATCAGATGTGGAAGATGGTGAAGTATCCGACGAAGAAAATGATGCCCCAAATGGTTTACCCACCGAAATGTTAGCTGGTCAGGCTATAGGGAGAGATACATTGGCTGAAAACGAAGTGAGCAAGCTAATAAAGTCGGGACCTGATCGTTTTGGGTCTGCTGATATGGAAGATGGCGAGGTATTCGGCGAAGATAACGATAATGTACCAATTGAAGAGCCCAAGGAAGAGAACAGCGTTATGCCAATCTGTCGTTTTCACATCCGCAACGCGTGCCGTTGGGGCAGCAACTGTCGATTTCGTCATCCGAAAATGGGCAACAAGGGCAATTATGAGATGTTTGAAAAAAAGGTGCTGCCAGGACCCCCACCAACTCCACCAG GCTGGACACCTTTTACCGCTCCATGTGTTGATACCTTCCAAACGTCACAAGCCGAGAAAATAACATGGCGGCTTGGAAGCGCGACAAAAACGAGATTCAACGTCTTGGACAACGACCCCTACTACTCCCAGAACGGGCAGGAGCGTGTTCCTCTTCTGCCGACGCCGACATTCGATGAACTATTGATGGCGCAAAAGAAGTATCAAAACCAGACAGTCCGCCAGCCGCCGATACCCCCAAAACACAAACCGATAATGTGGGAGAAACGACTGAGCAGCAGCTCACCTTCTCCTAGTCCTAACGTCTCACCAAGTCGATTGTCCAAACATATACGATCGAATTCGCGGCCAACATCAACGTCCTCCGCGATGTCCAGACAAGCGATCAAACGTGCCCGTTGTCCAAGTCCTCCAAGGACCTTTGTCAACAAAAGTCGAGGGCCTCGAACTCCATCATGCAGCCCACCAAGGCGTGTCAATATCATGGTACGCCCTGAACCAAAACAGAAATGTCTCAGCAACAACGACGACAATTCTAGTGAGTCCTCCGAGTCGACTAGCTATGAATCCACCACCGAAAGCTCCGATGACTTCTCTTCTTCCTCTGAATCTGATGCCAGGGAAGCGAGCTCTAAGCGGGCTTGGAAAACAAGCACATCATCATCGGGATCACAGGAAAAATATACatcaaaaaatgaaaaagcaTCTTCATCGAAATATGCAGAAAAACGGCGAACAAAGACTTCAAAGTCTAAAACTCGAAAACAATCGCACACACAAACTCCTTCAAAATCATCGACGAAAACTCCAGCAAGAAATCCTCTAAAAGTTATGCCCAATGCACCAAAAAAACCTCGCAGCGCAATGGATACTTCTTACAGTACCAAAAAGAAAATGTCCCGACAGAAATATTTACTAATGCAACTTTTGCACGTGGAGGAGCAAATCGCCAAGAAGAAAAAAAGGCGTTTGAAAACTGCTAAAgtataa
- the LOC108011534 gene encoding uncharacterized protein: MTSPPPILLACFVHLVLHTTLFIQLDPDIFNDTPILGSQIFYLSVMDLLCDCEVIPDHWKGVPPWGKFILETIVSFLIGEFSMMLGWLSMEKFLVELLKRTSLRYHSKLLVLEISTVALGIIFSVLVAAMTNRTAKMQKVGSKVWSTIKQYRQAPWTKKEQTVQCQSFVRRRISMFMQKRFHKI, translated from the coding sequence ATGACCAGTCCGCCCCCTATTTTATTGGCCTGTTTTGTGCACTTGGTGCTGCATACAACGCTCTTCATACAGCTGGATCCTGATATTTTTAATGACACCCCCATACTGGGCAGCCAGATATTCTATCTTTCCGTAATGGACCTGCTGTGCGACTGCGAAGTGATACCCGATCACTGGAAAGGCGTGCCTCCATGGGGAAAGTTTATCCTGGAGACCATCGTCTCCTTCCTAATCGGAGAATTTTCCATGATGCTGGGGTGGCTCTCCATGGAGAAGTTTCTTGTCGAGCTTCTCAAAAGGACGTCTCTTCGCTACCACTCCAAATTGTTGGTTCTGGAGATCAGTACAGTGGCCCTCGGCATTATCTTCTCGGTGTTAGTGGCTGCGATGACAAATCGAACGGCCAAAATGCAGAAAGTCGGAAGCAAAGTCTGGAGCACTATTAAACAATATAGACAGGCTCCGTGGACAAAAAAAGAACAAACCGTTCAATGTCAATCATTTGTAAGGCGAAGGATTTCTATGTTTATGCAAAAGCGTTTTCACAAGATCTGA
- the LOC108013004 gene encoding uncharacterized protein: MFRTLSIEPTRIEDRSKEEVRANLVVFAVTCALIRIIPIILRKIA; encoded by the coding sequence ATGTTTCGCACCCTGTCCATTGAGCCAACCAGAATCGAGGACCGTTCCAAGGAGGAGGTCCGTGCCAATCTGGTGGTATTTGCCGTCACCTGTGCTCTGATCCGAATCATCCCGATTATCTTAAGGAAGATAGCTTAA
- the LOC108008317 gene encoding zinc finger CCCH domain-containing protein 18 isoform X2, giving the protein MSKSGEKDELVPLPPNAISKYLSRDLENSQMDEENGSTDMVELKESTNITTNLTNNFSTSKEEANKSIYDDSSCRDLSKRPTNTSMPNEVSGPSSSHSSFVYKPFDYTLNGLTDFESTICSVREDYSELTGCTSYLRNQNENFKIVTSNSKFFVTADSLLNEESIRSPENSQLKNRVTTLGEEGDLNNIFCSTMRNPEEMISAFPADESGLSNQDNEETAGSPEVNNGQKIMQNPKDNPEEFKQIADKRKCNDTLLEYLLEVTEFSENIPSQSQRSVFQHKANATHLKDIKISGNLGNNLEEIGETVEKEKDNSLESGELSENTTLEMQQDQFRSVAEALEVKAATDGKENLIFQPKIIQSPTNNAEDIRKTVGDGTINDTFESGELPEDTTSDVHQEQPTHRTSDVEDGEVSDEENDAPNGLPTEMLAGQAIGRDTLAENEVSKLIKSGPDRFGSADMEDGEVFGEDNDNVPIEEPKEENSVMPICRFHIRNACRWGSNCRFRHPKMGNKGNYEMFEKKVLPGPPPTPPGWTPFTAPCVDTFQTSQAEKITWRLGSATKTRFNVLDNDPYYSQNGQERVPLLPTPTFDELLMAQKKYQNQTVRQPPIPPKHKPIMWEKRLSSSSPSPSPNVSPSRLSKHIRSNSRPTSTSSAMSRQAIKRARCPSPPRTFVNKSRGPRTPSCSPPRRVNIMVRPEPKQKCLSNNDDNSSESSESTSYESTTESSDDFSSSSESDAREASSKRAWKTSTSSSGSQEKYTSKNEKASSSKYAEKRRTKTSKSKTRKQSHTQTPSKSSTKTPARNPLKVMPNAPKKPRSAMDTSYSTKKKMSRQKYLLMQLLHVEEQIAKKKKRRLKTAKV; this is encoded by the exons ATGTCCAAGTCTGGCGAAAAAGACGAGTTGGTTCCACTGCCACCCAACGCAATATCCAAGTATTTGAGCCGTGACCTTGAGAACTCGCAAATGGATGAAGAAAACGGATCTACCGATATGG TTGAGCTAAAGGAATCAACAAATATTACAACCAACTTGACCAACAATTTTTCAACATCCAAGGAAGAAGCTAATAAAAGTATTTATG ATGATTCCTCCTGCCGTGACTTATCTAAAAGACCAACCAATACAAG CATGCCAAACGAGGTCTCGGGTCCTTCTTCATCTCACTCTAGTTTTGTATACAAACCGTTTGATTACACTCTCAATGGCTTAACGGATTTCG AATCCACAATTTGTTCCGTGAGGGAGGACTACTCAGAACTAACAGGCTGTACTTCCTACTTAAGGaaccaaaatgaaaatttcaaAATCGTTACAAGCAACTCAAAATTTTTTGTTACTGCCGACTCACTTCTCAATGAAGAATCGATCAGAAGTCCCGAAAATTCCCAATTAAAAAATAGAGTTACCACCCTAGGGGAAGAAGGCGAtcttaataacattttttgctCTACAATGAGAAATCCAGAGGAAATGATTTCCGCGTTTCCAGCAGATGAGTCTGGATTAAGCAATCAGGATAATGAAGAAACCGCAGGTTCTCCAGAAGTAAATAATGGCCAAAAAATAATGCAAAATCCAAAAGACAACCCTGAGGAATTTAAGCAAATCGCTGATAAGAGAAAGTGTAACGATACATTGTTGGAGTACTTACTGGAAGTCACAGAGTTTTCCGAAAATATTCCTTCACAATCTCAGAGaagtgtttttcaacataaaGCTAATGCCACACATTTAAAAGATATTAAAATATCGGGAAATCTTGGAAATAATCTTGAAGAAATTGGTGAAACTGTTGAGAAGGAGAAAGACAATAGTTTGGAGTCTGGTGAATTATCCGAAAATACCACTTTAGAAATGCAGCAAGACCAGTTTCGATCTGTCGCAGAGGCCTTAGAAGTGAAAGCTGCCACTGATGGAAAAGAGAATTTAATCTTTCAACCTAAAATCATACAAAGTCCAACAAATAATGCTGAAGACATTAGGAAAACCGTTGGCGATGGAACTATTAACGATACATTTGAATCGGGTGAGTTACCTGAAGATACCACTTCGGACGTGCACCAAGAACAGCCTACTCACAGGACATCAGATGTGGAAGATGGTGAAGTATCCGACGAAGAAAATGATGCCCCAAATGGTTTACCCACCGAAATGTTAGCTGGTCAGGCTATAGGGAGAGATACATTGGCTGAAAACGAAGTGAGCAAGCTAATAAAGTCGGGACCTGATCGTTTTGGGTCTGCTGATATGGAAGATGGCGAGGTATTCGGCGAAGATAACGATAATGTACCAATTGAAGAGCCCAAGGAAGAGAACAGCGTTATGCCAATCTGTCGTTTTCACATCCGCAACGCGTGCCGTTGGGGCAGCAACTGTCGATTTCGTCATCCGAAAATGGGCAACAAGGGCAATTATGAGATGTTTGAAAAAAAGGTGCTGCCAGGACCCCCACCAACTCCACCAG GCTGGACACCTTTTACCGCTCCATGTGTTGATACCTTCCAAACGTCACAAGCCGAGAAAATAACATGGCGGCTTGGAAGCGCGACAAAAACGAGATTCAACGTCTTGGACAACGACCCCTACTACTCCCAGAACGGGCAGGAGCGTGTTCCTCTTCTGCCGACGCCGACATTCGATGAACTATTGATGGCGCAAAAGAAGTATCAAAACCAGACAGTCCGCCAGCCGCCGATACCCCCAAAACACAAACCGATAATGTGGGAGAAACGACTGAGCAGCAGCTCACCTTCTCCTAGTCCTAACGTCTCACCAAGTCGATTGTCCAAACATATACGATCGAATTCGCGGCCAACATCAACGTCCTCCGCGATGTCCAGACAAGCGATCAAACGTGCCCGTTGTCCAAGTCCTCCAAGGACCTTTGTCAACAAAAGTCGAGGGCCTCGAACTCCATCATGCAGCCCACCAAGGCGTGTCAATATCATGGTACGCCCTGAACCAAAACAGAAATGTCTCAGCAACAACGACGACAATTCTAGTGAGTCCTCCGAGTCGACTAGCTATGAATCCACCACCGAAAGCTCCGATGACTTCTCTTCTTCCTCTGAATCTGATGCCAGGGAAGCGAGCTCTAAGCGGGCTTGGAAAACAAGCACATCATCATCGGGATCACAGGAAAAATATACatcaaaaaatgaaaaagcaTCTTCATCGAAATATGCAGAAAAACGGCGAACAAAGACTTCAAAGTCTAAAACTCGAAAACAATCGCACACACAAACTCCTTCAAAATCATCGACGAAAACTCCAGCAAGAAATCCTCTAAAAGTTATGCCCAATGCACCAAAAAAACCTCGCAGCGCAATGGATACTTCTTACAGTACCAAAAAGAAAATGTCCCGACAGAAATATTTACTAATGCAACTTTTGCACGTGGAGGAGCAAATCGCCAAGAAGAAAAAAAGGCGTTTGAAAACTGCTAAAgtataa